In a single window of the Gossypium hirsutum isolate 1008001.06 chromosome D02, Gossypium_hirsutum_v2.1, whole genome shotgun sequence genome:
- the LOC107910711 gene encoding uncharacterized protein isoform X2: MEGLSVADANLVMYLHPSKSRNVSQSILRELGSLLFKFNETFDGVLLAYDVNILDKQAKILSGVHPYFGLRLKANLLLFSPKPDMLLEGKVVKLSQESIHVIVLGFSSAIITAENIRGEFKYRTKDTEELFASKSHKRHVIKVGTMIRFLVKR; the protein is encoded by the exons ATGGAAGGATTAAGCGTAGCAGATGctaatttggtgatgtatttacACCCATCAAAGAGTAGGAACGTGTCTCAGTCGATTCTCCGTGAGCTTGGCTCTTTGCTATTCAA GTTCAATGAAACATTTGATGGTGTTTTATTGGCCTATGATGTCAATATTCTGGATAAACAGGCGAAGATTCTTTCTGGTGTTCATCCTTATTTTGGTCTTAGACTAAAAGCAAATCTCCTACTTTTTTCACCAAAGCCAGATATGCTCTTAG AGGGGAAGGTAGTGAAGCTTTCTCAAGAATCTATTCATGTCATTGTTCTCGGTTTCTCGTCTGCCATCATAACAGCTGAAAACATTCGTGGAGAATTTAAATATAGAACC AAAGACACAGAGGAACTATTTGCCAGCAAATCTCACAAGCGACATGTCATAAAGGTTGGAACCATGATCCGATTTTTAGTCAAGAGGTGA
- the LOC107910711 gene encoding uncharacterized protein isoform X1 — translation MEGLSVADANLVMYLHPSKSRNVSQSILRELGSLLFKFNETFDGVLLAYDVNILDKQAKILSGVHPYFGLRLKANLLLFSPKPDMLLEGKVVKLSQESIHVIVLGFSSAIITAENIRGEFKYRTKDTEELFASKSHKRHVIKVGTMIRFLVKSFDEEILHIIGSLISAHTGSIRWLDRHLEEDSEFDRSSMKSRDREWLGDKTVDEGATPMSYDNHIKMSKKRRITE, via the exons ATGGAAGGATTAAGCGTAGCAGATGctaatttggtgatgtatttacACCCATCAAAGAGTAGGAACGTGTCTCAGTCGATTCTCCGTGAGCTTGGCTCTTTGCTATTCAA GTTCAATGAAACATTTGATGGTGTTTTATTGGCCTATGATGTCAATATTCTGGATAAACAGGCGAAGATTCTTTCTGGTGTTCATCCTTATTTTGGTCTTAGACTAAAAGCAAATCTCCTACTTTTTTCACCAAAGCCAGATATGCTCTTAG AGGGGAAGGTAGTGAAGCTTTCTCAAGAATCTATTCATGTCATTGTTCTCGGTTTCTCGTCTGCCATCATAACAGCTGAAAACATTCGTGGAGAATTTAAATATAGAACC AAAGACACAGAGGAACTATTTGCCAGCAAATCTCACAAGCGACATGTCATAAAGGTTGGAACCATGATCCGATTTTTAGTCAAGAG TTTTGATGAGGAAATACTTCATATCATTGGATCTCTGATATCAGCTCACACAGGAAGCATTCGTTGGTTGGATAGACATTTGGAGGAAGATTCAGAATTTGATAG GAGTTCTATGAAGAGTAGAGATAGAGAATGGCTTGGGGATAAAACTGTTGATGAGGGAGCAACTCCCATGAGCTACgataatcatattaaaatgtcCAAAAAGCGTAGGATCACAGAATGA